A segment of the Prochlorococcus marinus CUG1416 genome:
TTAAAAGAATCTACATTATGAAGGGCCAAATTTGGAAAATCTCCAAATAATGGTTCTTTAGCCCCAATAATAGAGCAAGCCTTACGGCATTTCTTCTCTATATCATTCTTATTATCGCCTTTATATCTTTTGTCAGCTTGACCTGAAACTAAGATAGGATAAACTTCTATGCCTTGAAGAGATAAATTATGTGAAGTTGCACCGAATCCTAAAACCTCGTCATCAGGATGTGCGAAAACACATGCTATTGGTCCTTCAAATTTCATTTGCTAGCCTTCTTAAACTGGAACCTATAAGTAGAATCCCACATTTTTCAAAATTTAAGCTTCCATTTTTCTCAATTTCTAGAATAGCGTTCTTATAAATCTCCTCAGAAGCATCTTTATCAAAATAAGTAGTAGCCTCATAAAATTGTTGAAAATCATTAAAAGACGTGATTTTTAATCTACTCTGAAAATAATGAATTTCTACATCCCAAAAACATTTCCTAAAAATATCTTTCAAGACATTCTCACCAAAATATAAACTATCTGATACTGGATCAGAGATCTCTTGAAATTTACTTACAAAAGAAATCATGCCATGAGGAGGTGCAGGTGTAAAAATTGATACCCTTCCAAAATCTTTTGTTTTATCTTGCATTAAGCTAAGAACATCTATTCTTTTTGGAGAGTAATAAAGTGCATAACTGCTTTGAGCAAGAGAATAATTATTATTTGGATAATTTTTTTTCAAGAAATTAGCTACTTCTCCCATATCTAATTCAAATGAAGAAATACGATTTTTTAAATAATGAGGAGTAGATTTCCTTAAATTTTGAATTGAATCTTTTGAAATATCAAAACTTGTGACGTGACCGTTTTCACCGGCATCCTCTGCCATGAAAAAAGTTTGTGCGCCATTACCACATCCTATATCTAAAATCTTTTCACCTGGTTTTACATTTAATCTTTTTCTTAACCAAGATTGAAAATCTTTGGATTGATATTTCTTATTTAGATCTAATCTCATCTTTAAATCTGAGCCACTTATAGCTCTCTTTTTTTTATCCCCTGTCCAAACATGATTTTTCATTATTTTCAGTATTTTATAAATCTAATTGTAGAATAAAACAGTGATACTACCTAATAAGATAAATCTTCTAAAAAATTAAACAAAAGTCGGTATTAATTAATGGAATTTAAAAAAACAAACATAATTGATTGTTGGATAATAGAACAAGAAAAAAAATCTGATGAAAGAGGTTTTTTCTCTAGGTCTTTTTGTACTAGAGAATTTAAGAAAATGGGATTAAATACGGAATACAAACAGTCAA
Coding sequences within it:
- a CDS encoding methyltransferase domain-containing protein, whose product is MKNHVWTGDKKKRAISGSDLKMRLDLNKKYQSKDFQSWLRKRLNVKPGEKILDIGCGNGAQTFFMAEDAGENGHVTSFDISKDSIQNLRKSTPHYLKNRISSFELDMGEVANFLKKNYPNNNYSLAQSSYALYYSPKRIDVLSLMQDKTKDFGRVSIFTPAPPHGMISFVSKFQEISDPVSDSLYFGENVLKDIFRKCFWDVEIHYFQSRLKITSFNDFQQFYEATTYFDKDASEEIYKNAILEIEKNGSLNFEKCGILLIGSSLRRLANEI